Proteins from a genomic interval of Clostridium sp. M62/1:
- a CDS encoding DUF3870 domain-containing protein, which translates to MQYGKGTILVVGQAKPSREDAIYSLHGEFYISLVLEKESGKILNVECNTILHVTSDFVAEMFIGKSLRTDLELLEGEIRSRYFAMTQKPLIACMKDAYNRYMMVLEKERRL; encoded by the coding sequence ATGCAATACGGAAAAGGTACAATATTAGTGGTGGGCCAGGCCAAGCCCAGCAGAGAGGATGCGATCTACAGCCTCCACGGAGAATTTTACATCAGCCTGGTGCTGGAAAAGGAGAGCGGGAAAATTCTGAATGTGGAGTGCAACACCATTCTTCATGTGACGAGTGATTTTGTGGCAGAGATGTTCATTGGAAAGAGTCTCAGGACAGATCTGGAGCTGCTGGAGGGAGAGATCAGAAGCCGCTATTTTGCCATGACCCAGAAACCGCTGATTGCCTGCATGAAGGACGCATACAACCGGTATATGATGGTTCTGGAAAAGGAAAGACGCCTGTAG
- a CDS encoding DUF4392 domain-containing protein, with amino-acid sequence MNFFDKLDAVMKQDFGGRGLLGSLPPSPLSLAAKELFCARRALILTGFPVLCPDGSVIGETDGPLGSADLAFALKANGCQVTVATDAHSSELVKAALSVRCPDVPVTVLPETGTRAFSEQLLDTLCPTHVITLERPGKAADGHYHNMRGEIIDFMTADADCFLELAARRNIRTLSIGDGGNEMGMGAFRKEIESFVPCGEIICTAASADCVLAGGVSNWWGIGAAALLSMETGAFLLPSEAQETEMLRRVIEAGGVDGTTKLREMTVDHLPLSVHLEILRDVSSLVRKAQEEQAA; translated from the coding sequence ATGAATTTTTTTGACAAGCTGGATGCAGTGATGAAGCAGGATTTTGGCGGACGCGGCCTGCTTGGCTCTCTTCCGCCGTCCCCCTTATCACTGGCAGCCAAAGAGCTTTTCTGCGCAAGACGCGCCCTGATCCTTACGGGCTTTCCGGTTCTCTGTCCTGACGGGTCCGTGATCGGGGAGACGGACGGACCTCTGGGATCCGCCGATCTTGCTTTTGCCCTGAAAGCAAACGGATGCCAGGTCACAGTGGCAACGGACGCGCACTCGTCCGAATTAGTTAAGGCAGCTCTCTCCGTACGCTGTCCCGACGTGCCTGTCACCGTACTTCCGGAAACAGGAACCCGCGCCTTTTCCGAGCAGCTTCTCGACACCCTCTGCCCTACCCACGTGATCACCTTAGAACGGCCCGGAAAGGCGGCAGACGGCCATTATCACAATATGCGCGGTGAGATTATTGACTTCATGACAGCCGACGCCGACTGTTTTCTGGAGCTGGCTGCCCGGAGAAATATCCGTACCCTCTCCATCGGAGACGGCGGAAATGAGATGGGAATGGGCGCCTTCCGAAAAGAAATCGAGTCCTTTGTTCCCTGCGGAGAAATCATCTGTACCGCCGCTTCTGCCGACTGCGTGCTGGCCGGAGGCGTGTCTAACTGGTGGGGAATCGGAGCAGCGGCACTGCTTTCCATGGAAACAGGAGCCTTCCTTCTTCCCAGCGAGGCCCAGGAGACGGAAATGCTTCGCCGTGTCATAGAAGCCGGCGGCGTAGACGGAACCACAAAGCTCAGAGAGATGACAGTCGACCATCTTCCTCTCTCTGTCCACCTTGAAATTCTCAGAGATGTTTCAAGCCTTGTAAGAAAGGCCCAGGAGGAGCAGGCGGCGTAA
- a CDS encoding amidophosphoribosyltransferase — protein sequence MGGFFGVTSKTNCTLDLFFGVDYHSHLGTRRGGMAVYGPDGFNRSIHNIENSPFRTKFERDVDELTGNMGIGCISDMEPQPLLIQSHLGSYAITTVGKITNEQELIEESYEKGHIHFLEMSGGKINATELVAAIINQKDSIVDGLLYAQERIQGSMTILLLTPEGIYVSRDRLGRTPAMIGKKEGAFCVSFESFAYINLGYKDCHELGPGEIVFMTPEGIETLSAPREEMKICSFLWVYYGYPTSTYEGVNVEAMRYTCGKMLARRDHSKSDLVAGIPDSGIAHAIGYANESGIPFARPFIKYTPTWPRSFMPTSQNQRNLIARMKLIPVDALIRDKSLLLIDDSIVRGTQLGETTEFLYQSGAKEVHIRPACPPLLFGCKYLNFSRSNSELDLITRRIIREREGDDVSEETLADYANPDSENYKAMVEEIRKKLNFTTLQFHRLDDLVESIGISPCKLCTYCWNGKE from the coding sequence ATGGGCGGATTTTTTGGTGTAACCTCAAAAACAAACTGCACTTTGGATTTATTCTTCGGAGTAGACTATCATTCTCATCTTGGGACCAGACGCGGCGGAATGGCCGTCTACGGGCCTGACGGCTTCAACCGTTCCATTCACAATATCGAAAATTCCCCGTTCCGAACGAAATTTGAGCGAGATGTGGACGAACTGACGGGAAATATGGGCATTGGCTGTATTTCCGATATGGAACCGCAGCCGCTTTTAATTCAGTCCCACCTGGGCAGCTATGCCATCACCACAGTGGGCAAAATAACAAATGAGCAGGAACTGATCGAGGAGTCCTATGAAAAGGGCCATATTCATTTTCTTGAGATGAGCGGCGGAAAGATCAATGCCACCGAGCTGGTCGCCGCCATCATCAACCAGAAGGATTCCATTGTAGACGGCCTTCTGTATGCACAGGAGAGGATTCAGGGTTCCATGACAATCCTGCTTCTGACCCCGGAGGGCATCTACGTTTCCAGAGACAGGCTTGGAAGAACTCCGGCCATGATCGGAAAGAAGGAGGGCGCTTTCTGCGTATCCTTCGAGAGCTTTGCCTACATTAACCTCGGCTACAAGGACTGCCACGAGTTAGGCCCCGGCGAGATTGTATTTATGACTCCGGAGGGAATCGAAACGCTGAGCGCACCGCGGGAGGAGATGAAAATCTGTTCCTTCCTCTGGGTTTACTACGGCTATCCTACCTCCACCTATGAGGGAGTCAATGTGGAGGCCATGCGCTATACCTGCGGAAAAATGCTTGCCAGACGCGATCACTCCAAATCTGATCTGGTTGCAGGCATTCCGGACTCCGGTATCGCACATGCCATCGGCTATGCCAATGAATCCGGCATCCCATTTGCCCGTCCTTTCATTAAATATACGCCAACCTGGCCTCGTTCCTTCATGCCTACAAGCCAGAACCAGAGAAATCTGATCGCCCGCATGAAGCTGATTCCCGTAGACGCCCTGATCCGCGACAAGAGTCTTCTTCTCATTGACGACTCCATCGTCCGCGGTACACAGCTGGGGGAAACCACAGAGTTTCTCTACCAGAGCGGCGCCAAGGAGGTACATATTCGTCCCGCCTGTCCTCCGCTTCTGTTTGGCTGCAAATACCTGAATTTTTCCCGCTCCAACTCAGAGCTGGATTTAATCACACGACGGATCATCCGTGAGCGGGAGGGAGACGACGTCTCTGAGGAAACACTGGCCGATTACGCTAACCCGGACAGTGAAAACTACAAGGCCATGGTAGAGGAAATCCGAAAGAAATTAAACTTTACCACACTCCAGTTCCACCGCCTCGACGATCTGGTGGAATCCATCGGCATTTCCCCATGTAAACTCTGTACTTACTGCTGGAACGGCAAGGAGTAG
- a CDS encoding HelD family protein — protein MKERDGQHVSEAKWKAPLDEAGEKRHLKNCLSVIEENISLYKKKERDYQREVKELYQSVKKGEGDSYGLLVAGRNILEHTQNALRKNRAALKKAYFGRIDYEDRTFGVNETCYIGKNGITKNQTDVIIVDWRAPAANVYYENELGEGSYDVPGSGSVEICLDRKRTYDIDGDTLLGFYDDDVAANDELLVKYLSQNKEAVLGDIIATIQREQNEIIRDIPYKNIIVQGVAGSGKTTVALHRISYLLYNYDKEYKPSEFCIVGSSDMLLNYINSGLPELDVNHVRQMRMDVFIPYLMGKAWKKKYILTEDREDAPAKSHLSFIRKLDQFLDTWRERSLNLGDIRDQTLGMVFTEENLRETAERNEGLSLYQLEKLLNARIASRIRFLCTGKDENFRKEKLAEYKKYFDSSRHKWTEMQIYLEFLGLLAEEGSAGISEETKEAVKKGRFDLYDAAAIALIWKRILAKKETDEFSQIIIDEAQDFGETVYYVIRRLLPGCYFTIMGDVSQNIRYETGMNDWEGLKEAMFEKENDSFYLLAKSYRNTIEISGQAGLVLEHASQGAYKIQPVIRHGRPVEDRTAHQEPEKALRVAVEEVKSRGYETIAVICRCEEEAEEVRMLLGLEKTAPGEFKNGVMVLPVTLTKGLEFDAVILWKPDEEHYGVNKKDAKLLYVAITRALHELWLVGDREKSPLFEGREA, from the coding sequence GTGAAGGAAAGAGACGGACAGCATGTAAGCGAAGCGAAATGGAAGGCTCCCCTGGATGAGGCCGGGGAGAAGCGCCATCTGAAAAACTGCCTCTCAGTGATTGAGGAGAATATTTCTCTCTATAAAAAGAAGGAGAGAGATTATCAGCGGGAGGTAAAGGAACTGTACCAGTCGGTGAAAAAGGGGGAAGGTGACTCCTACGGCCTTCTGGTTGCCGGGCGCAATATTCTGGAACACACCCAGAATGCGCTCAGAAAAAACAGAGCTGCGCTGAAAAAAGCCTACTTCGGGCGCATTGACTATGAGGACAGAACCTTTGGCGTCAATGAAACATGTTATATTGGAAAAAACGGCATTACAAAGAATCAGACGGATGTGATCATCGTGGACTGGCGCGCTCCGGCTGCCAATGTCTACTATGAAAATGAGCTGGGAGAGGGCAGCTATGACGTTCCGGGAAGCGGCTCTGTGGAAATCTGTCTGGACAGGAAGAGAACCTACGATATAGACGGAGATACGCTTCTGGGATTTTACGATGACGATGTGGCTGCCAATGACGAGCTTCTGGTTAAATATCTCTCTCAGAACAAGGAGGCTGTTCTGGGCGATATTATCGCGACTATTCAGAGAGAGCAGAATGAAATTATCAGGGATATACCTTATAAAAATATCATTGTCCAGGGAGTTGCGGGAAGCGGAAAAACTACAGTTGCCCTTCACCGCATTTCCTATCTGCTCTACAACTATGACAAGGAATACAAGCCGTCGGAGTTCTGCATTGTCGGAAGCAGTGATATGCTGCTCAACTATATAAACAGCGGTCTTCCGGAGCTGGATGTAAACCATGTGCGCCAGATGAGAATGGATGTGTTTATCCCCTATCTGATGGGAAAAGCGTGGAAAAAGAAATACATTCTGACAGAAGACAGGGAGGATGCTCCGGCCAAAAGCCACCTGTCCTTTATAAGGAAGCTGGATCAGTTTCTGGATACATGGAGGGAGCGCTCTCTGAACCTTGGGGATATCAGAGACCAGACGCTGGGCATGGTATTTACAGAGGAAAACCTGAGAGAAACGGCAGAGAGAAATGAGGGACTCTCCCTTTATCAGCTGGAAAAGCTCTTAAATGCCAGAATTGCGTCAAGAATCCGCTTTCTCTGTACGGGAAAGGATGAGAATTTCAGGAAGGAAAAGCTGGCAGAGTATAAAAAATATTTCGACTCATCCAGACATAAATGGACGGAAATGCAGATCTACCTGGAATTTCTCGGCCTGCTTGCGGAGGAAGGCTCTGCCGGCATTTCAGAGGAGACGAAGGAGGCTGTGAAAAAAGGGCGGTTTGACCTGTATGATGCGGCTGCCATTGCCCTGATATGGAAACGGATTCTGGCAAAAAAGGAGACGGATGAGTTCAGCCAGATCATCATTGACGAGGCCCAGGATTTCGGAGAGACGGTGTACTATGTGATCCGCCGTCTGCTGCCGGGCTGCTACTTCACCATTATGGGCGATGTCTCCCAGAATATCCGCTATGAGACGGGAATGAACGACTGGGAGGGGCTTAAGGAAGCCATGTTTGAGAAGGAGAACGACAGCTTTTACCTGCTGGCCAAGAGTTACCGGAATACGATAGAGATTTCCGGCCAGGCCGGACTGGTTCTGGAGCATGCATCCCAGGGCGCCTATAAGATCCAGCCGGTGATCCGGCACGGCCGTCCGGTAGAGGACAGAACGGCACATCAGGAGCCTGAAAAGGCGCTGAGAGTGGCGGTGGAGGAGGTTAAGAGCCGCGGCTATGAAACCATTGCCGTTATCTGCCGGTGCGAGGAAGAGGCAGAAGAGGTGAGAATGCTGCTGGGACTCGAAAAGACTGCGCCGGGAGAGTTTAAAAACGGCGTTATGGTGCTCCCTGTGACTCTGACGAAGGGATTGGAGTTTGACGCGGTAATTCTCTGGAAGCCGGATGAGGAGCATTATGGCGTAAACAAAAAGGACGCCAAACTTTTGTATGTGGCAATCACCCGCGCCCTTCACGAGCTCTGGCTGGTGGGCGATCGGGAAAAAAGTCCTCTGTTTGAGGGAAGGGAAGCATAG
- a CDS encoding LysR family transcriptional regulator: protein MEINYDYYRIFYYVAKYKSFTQAANILMNNQPNITRSMNNLENQLGCRLFIRSNRGVSLTPEGDRLFHHVSIAYKQLQMAESELGRGKSIQDGTVSIGASETALHELLLSRLSEFRTLFPGVHIRIANFSTPQAVSALKKGLVDFAVVTSPSDTSPPFRETPLKQFREILVGGSNYAFLSGSRRRLAELTDYPLVCLGKSTKTYEFYHTFYQSLGLTLLPDVEAATADQLLPLIRNNLGIGFVSENLAREDLESGKVVQIPLDEKIPLRSICLVEDTSRSLNPCACQLAKLLCRED from the coding sequence ATGGAAATCAACTACGATTACTACCGTATTTTCTATTATGTGGCAAAGTACAAGAGCTTTACCCAGGCCGCCAATATTTTGATGAACAACCAGCCCAATATTACGCGTTCTATGAACAATCTGGAGAATCAGCTTGGCTGCCGTCTGTTTATCCGCTCCAACCGGGGAGTTTCTCTGACGCCGGAAGGAGATCGTCTGTTTCACCACGTTTCCATCGCCTACAAGCAGCTTCAGATGGCAGAGTCAGAACTGGGCCGCGGAAAAAGCATACAGGATGGAACTGTAAGCATCGGCGCCAGCGAGACGGCTCTCCACGAGCTTCTGCTGTCCAGGCTCAGTGAATTTCGCACCCTGTTTCCGGGAGTACACATCCGCATTGCAAACTTTTCCACGCCTCAGGCTGTGTCTGCTCTCAAAAAGGGGCTGGTAGACTTCGCAGTTGTCACCTCTCCTTCCGACACTTCCCCTCCGTTTCGCGAAACTCCATTGAAGCAGTTTCGTGAAATCCTGGTGGGCGGCAGCAACTATGCGTTTTTATCTGGCAGCAGACGGCGCCTGGCCGAGCTGACTGATTATCCCCTGGTCTGCCTGGGAAAGTCTACCAAAACGTATGAGTTTTACCATACGTTTTATCAAAGTCTGGGACTTACGCTTCTTCCAGACGTCGAAGCGGCTACTGCCGACCAGCTTCTTCCCCTGATCCGCAATAACCTGGGAATCGGCTTTGTCTCAGAAAACCTGGCCAGGGAAGACCTGGAAAGCGGAAAGGTGGTTCAAATTCCTCTGGATGAGAAAATCCCCCTCCGCTCTATCTGTCTCGTGGAGGATACCAGCCGTTCCCTGAACCCGTGCGCCTGCCAGCTGGCTAAGCTGCTCTGCAGGGAAGATTGA